Part of the Candidatus Schekmanbacteria bacterium genome, TTTAAAAATATAGGAGATTTCGAAAAGTTCTTCAAAACAGTTGGTATTTATGAAGACATTATAGGCATTCTAATCTCTGAGATATCTCCATATACAAGCCGCAACTATAATCTATCTACTGAATTGAAACAGAAAGCAGTGTTAAACAAGCTTTCTTCACTTATAAATGTCTCATCACCTCTTACAATTCCTGAAAATGGACAAAGAATAATAGCATTAACAGGACCAACAGGAGTTGGGAAAACAACGACAATAGCAAAAATTGCGGCAGAAATGCACTTTTTAAAAGGGAAAAAAGTAGGTCTTGTCAGCATCGATTCATACAGAATTGCCGCAACAAAACAGCTAAAAACATACGCAGATATAATGGATTTAGAGTTGAAAACGGCAGAAACAAAGAGAGAGCTTCAAAAGGCAATAAAATCCTTTTCCGACAAAGAATTAGTTTTAATCGATACAGCAGGACACAGCCATAAAAATACCGAAAGAATAAAAGAAATAAATGAAATGTTAAAAAACATTTTAAATATTGAGACTTGGCTCTTAATAGCCGCTTCGACAAAAACAGAAGATGCCCTAAATATCGTAAATGAACATTTAGCGATAGGATTATCAGGAATGATTTATACAAAGCTTGATGAAACATCCAGTTATGAAACCCTTTTTAATACATCACTTGTTTCGGGACTTCCGGTATTTTATTTCACAACAGGGCAGGAAGTACCGCAGGATATTGAAGAAGCATCGGCAAAGAAGATTGTAAATTCGCTTTTCAACAAGTTTATAAACAATAACTTTAACTATAAAA contains:
- the flhF gene encoding flagellar biosynthesis protein FlhF; protein product: MIFKTFEADSFEKGLKLVKKEMGPDAIIVSTRTKKPNILKGSFSKKIEIVAAYDDGIYSSPTSSPLLNKSDLSSAKTTGKEYGYFNKERRKHSYSFVNHFSKRNSSEEDENFLTPLFDSYFKNIGDFEKFFKTVGIYEDIIGILISEISPYTSRNYNLSTELKQKAVLNKLSSLINVSSPLTIPENGQRIIALTGPTGVGKTTTIAKIAAEMHFLKGKKVGLVSIDSYRIAATKQLKTYADIMDLELKTAETKRELQKAIKSFSDKELVLIDTAGHSHKNTERIKEINEMLKNILNIETWLLIAASTKTEDALNIVNEHLAIGLSGMIYTKLDETSSYETLFNTSLVSGLPVFYFTTGQEVPQDIEEASAKKIVNSLFNKFINNNFNYKTLEN